In Miniphocaeibacter halophilus, the following proteins share a genomic window:
- the gcvPB gene encoding aminomethyl-transferring glycine dehydrogenase subunit GcvPB gives MAYDKLIFELSKPGKTGYRLPSLDVEGKDLSEYIPEELLATDELDFPEVSEVDVIRHFTNLSMKNYGLDRGFYPLGSCTMKYNPKINEDVASLEGFTNLHPYQKDEDVQGTLEALYNVGEALSEISGMDFMTLQPAAGAHGEITGVMLIKAYHEHNGQNQRNKIIVPDAAHGTNPATAAMAGYEIIEIKSKPNGMVDIDALKAVVGDDTAGLMLTNPNTLGIYDENIKDITSIIHDAGGLVYYDGANMNAILGHSRPGDMGFDIVHYNVHKTFSTPHGGGGPGAGPVGVKSFLKPFLPKPVVEKKDDGTYYLDFDVPYTLGKMKAFVGHVAILLRTYSYILTMGKDGLRDASTMAVLNANYLAQSLKENYNLPLDRLYKHEFVLAGIKDDTHTITTLDVAKRILDKGFHAPTVYFPLIVPEALMIEPTESEPKDTLDDFIKALNEIAEEAKTNPELLKTAPHDTPVRRPDETKAAKDLVLKYEGEINA, from the coding sequence ATGGCTTACGATAAATTAATATTTGAATTATCTAAACCAGGAAAAACTGGATATAGATTACCTTCTTTAGATGTTGAAGGAAAAGACTTAAGCGAATATATTCCTGAAGAATTATTAGCAACAGATGAGTTGGATTTTCCAGAAGTAAGTGAAGTAGATGTAATTAGACATTTTACTAACTTATCTATGAAAAACTATGGCTTAGATAGAGGTTTTTATCCATTAGGATCATGTACAATGAAATATAATCCTAAAATCAATGAAGATGTTGCATCATTAGAAGGATTTACAAATCTTCATCCTTATCAAAAAGATGAGGACGTTCAAGGAACTCTTGAAGCATTGTACAATGTTGGTGAAGCATTGTCAGAAATATCTGGAATGGATTTTATGACATTACAACCTGCAGCAGGTGCTCATGGAGAAATAACCGGTGTTATGCTTATTAAGGCATATCATGAACACAATGGACAAAATCAAAGAAACAAAATAATTGTTCCAGACGCTGCTCATGGTACTAACCCAGCAACTGCAGCAATGGCTGGATATGAAATAATTGAAATTAAATCAAAACCAAATGGAATGGTTGACATAGATGCCTTAAAGGCAGTAGTTGGTGATGACACAGCAGGACTAATGCTTACAAATCCAAATACTTTAGGTATTTATGATGAAAATATAAAAGATATAACTAGCATTATACACGATGCCGGTGGATTGGTTTATTATGATGGAGCTAATATGAATGCAATATTAGGACATAGTAGACCGGGAGACATGGGATTTGACATTGTACACTATAATGTTCATAAGACTTTCTCTACACCACATGGTGGCGGTGGTCCAGGAGCTGGTCCAGTAGGAGTTAAATCATTCTTAAAACCTTTCTTACCTAAACCAGTAGTTGAGAAAAAAGATGATGGAACTTACTATTTAGACTTTGATGTACCTTATACTTTAGGAAAGATGAAAGCTTTTGTTGGTCACGTTGCTATTTTATTAAGAACTTATAGTTATATTTTAACTATGGGTAAAGATGGACTTAGAGATGCAAGTACAATGGCAGTTTTAAATGCTAACTATCTAGCACAAAGCTTAAAAGAAAATTACAACTTGCCATTAGATAGATTATACAAACATGAATTTGTATTAGCTGGAATTAAAGATGATACTCATACAATTACTACACTAGATGTAGCAAAGAGAATATTAGATAAGGGATTCCATGCTCCAACAGTGTACTTCCCATTAATAGTACCTGAAGCATTGATGATTGAACCTACAGAATCTGAACCTAAAGACACATTAGATGACTTTATAAAAGCATTAAATGAGATTGCTGAAGAAGCAAAGACAAATCCAGAACTTCTTAAAACAGCTCCTCATGACACTCCTGTAAGAAGACCAGACGAAACTAAAGCTGCTAAAGATTTAGTTTTAAAGTACGAAGGAGAGATTAATGCCTAA
- the gcvPA gene encoding aminomethyl-transferring glycine dehydrogenase subunit GcvPA codes for MSKYPYIPHTDEEIKEMLDVVGVSSLEDLFSDIPEEMKMKGELDLPASQSEGEVFGYLSKLAKKNKTTNDLACFMGGGAYDHYIPSVVNHITGRSEFYTAYTPYQPEVSQGTLQYIFEYQTLMANLTGMDYANASLYDGQSAVAEAAIMTTQMSKKNKIAISETADPQAITVLRTYTHARGMELVLIPRDGMVTSLDKAKEIVDDTVGTVIIQSPNFYGYIEDIAPFVELAHSQKKRYIIQSTDPTSLPIMKKPGELGVDVVVGDGQAFGIPLQFGGPYLGILAFNKPFLRKIPGRIVGQTEDMDGKRSWVLTLSAREQHIKRERATSNICSNQGLNVLAATVYMSLLGKKGMKEVSYQCIAKSHYLFEKLSGLDKVKVLTDKPFFKEFSIGFDKDADEVLAKLEENGILGGISLSRIDESLGNGLIIAVTEKRTKEEMDKFVKTLEEVL; via the coding sequence ATGTCTAAATATCCATATATTCCTCATACTGATGAGGAAATTAAGGAGATGTTGGATGTAGTTGGAGTTAGTTCTCTCGAAGATTTATTTTCGGACATTCCTGAAGAAATGAAAATGAAGGGAGAATTGGATTTACCTGCTTCACAATCAGAAGGTGAGGTATTTGGCTATTTAAGTAAATTAGCTAAGAAGAATAAAACAACTAATGATTTAGCTTGTTTTATGGGTGGAGGAGCTTATGACCATTACATTCCTTCAGTAGTTAACCATATTACAGGTAGATCAGAATTCTATACTGCATACACTCCTTACCAGCCAGAAGTAAGTCAAGGAACTTTACAATATATATTTGAATATCAAACTTTAATGGCTAATCTAACAGGAATGGATTATGCTAACGCTTCATTATATGATGGACAATCAGCTGTAGCAGAAGCTGCTATAATGACTACACAAATGTCAAAGAAAAACAAAATAGCAATTTCTGAAACTGCAGACCCTCAAGCAATTACAGTTTTAAGAACCTATACTCATGCAAGGGGAATGGAGCTAGTTCTTATACCTAGAGACGGTATGGTTACAAGTTTAGATAAGGCAAAGGAAATTGTAGATGATACAGTAGGAACTGTAATTATTCAAAGCCCTAACTTCTACGGCTATATTGAAGATATTGCACCTTTTGTTGAATTAGCACATTCACAAAAGAAAAGATATATTATTCAATCAACAGACCCAACTTCATTACCAATAATGAAGAAACCTGGAGAATTAGGCGTTGATGTTGTTGTTGGAGATGGTCAAGCCTTTGGAATTCCATTACAATTTGGTGGTCCTTATTTAGGAATATTGGCATTTAATAAACCTTTCTTAAGAAAGATTCCTGGAAGAATAGTTGGACAAACTGAAGATATGGACGGAAAAAGATCTTGGGTATTGACTCTATCAGCAAGAGAGCAACATATTAAGAGGGAAAGAGCAACTTCCAATATATGTTCAAACCAAGGATTAAATGTACTGGCAGCTACAGTATATATGTCATTACTTGGTAAAAAAGGGATGAAGGAAGTATCATATCAATGTATAGCTAAATCTCACTATTTATTTGAAAAATTAAGTGGTTTAGATAAAGTTAAAGTATTGACCGATAAACCTTTCTTTAAAGAATTTTCAATTGGTTTTGACAAAGATGCTGATGAAGTACTTGCTAAATTAGAAGAAAATGGCATCTTAGGTGGAATAAGTCTAAGTAGAATAGACGAAAGCCTAGGAAACGGATTGATTATAGCAGTAACAGAAAAACGTACTAAAGAAGAAATGGATAAATTTGTTAAAACTTTAGAGGAGGTATTATAA
- the gcvH gene encoding glycine cleavage system protein GcvH, producing the protein MNVEKGLLYTKDHEWVKVEGDTAYIGIADFAQSNLGDIVYVELPEEDDEVSAKDSIASVESVKAAAEVFSPVDGTVVEINEDLDDDPGLLNKAPYEHWIAKVELSDKSQLDELMNDAEYTDFLKEA; encoded by the coding sequence ATGAACGTAGAAAAAGGATTATTGTATACAAAAGACCATGAGTGGGTAAAAGTTGAAGGAGATACTGCTTATATAGGAATAGCAGATTTTGCACAATCAAATTTAGGTGATATCGTTTATGTAGAATTACCAGAAGAAGATGATGAAGTTTCAGCAAAAGATTCAATAGCATCTGTTGAGTCTGTTAAAGCAGCTGCAGAAGTATTTAGCCCAGTTGATGGAACAGTAGTAGAAATTAATGAAGATTTAGATGATGATCCAGGTCTACTAAATAAAGCTCCTTATGAACATTGGATTGCAAAAGTAGAATTATCAGATAAATCTCAACTAGATGAATTAATGAACGATGCTGAATATACTGACTTTTTAAAGGAGGCATAA
- the gcvT gene encoding glycine cleavage system aminomethyltransferase GcvT → MSAKKTPLYDRHIAAGGNVVDYAGWMLPVDYVGLKEEHKAVRENVGLFDVSHMGEFDVKGKEALKFLNYVCSNDFSKAADGQIVYTMLCNENGGIIDDLLVYKYNNEHFLMVPNAANTEKDYNHLIKYVKDYDVEFNNISDNVGEVAIQGPNSQKVLQKLVDFDLDQIKYYHFVDDIDYKGHKLLISRTGYTGEDGFEVYTTPEGIQQVWDDLLEIGKEFELQLCGLGCRDTLRFEASMPLYGNEMGDDISPLEAGLKFAVKFDKDDFIGKAALEKELAEGPKRKIIGLEMEDKRIPRHGYEIQKDGKKIGVITTGYLSPTLNRRLANVLIDIDEAVIGNEVDVIVRNKVSKAKIISKKFMK, encoded by the coding sequence ATGAGTGCAAAGAAAACACCGTTATATGATCGTCATATAGCAGCAGGTGGAAATGTAGTAGATTATGCAGGTTGGATGTTACCTGTAGATTATGTAGGACTTAAAGAAGAACATAAGGCAGTAAGAGAAAATGTTGGTTTATTTGATGTTTCTCATATGGGAGAATTTGATGTAAAGGGTAAAGAAGCATTAAAATTCCTAAATTATGTTTGCTCTAATGATTTTTCAAAGGCAGCAGACGGGCAAATCGTTTATACTATGCTATGTAATGAAAATGGTGGTATTATTGATGATTTACTAGTATATAAGTATAATAATGAACATTTTCTAATGGTTCCTAATGCAGCTAACACTGAAAAGGATTACAACCATTTAATAAAATACGTTAAGGATTATGATGTAGAATTTAACAACATATCTGATAACGTAGGGGAAGTAGCTATTCAAGGTCCTAATTCACAAAAAGTACTTCAAAAACTAGTAGATTTTGATTTAGATCAAATAAAGTATTATCATTTTGTTGACGATATTGATTATAAGGGACATAAATTATTAATATCTAGAACAGGTTATACTGGTGAAGATGGATTTGAAGTTTATACTACTCCAGAAGGAATACAACAAGTTTGGGATGACTTACTTGAAATTGGTAAGGAATTCGAATTACAATTGTGTGGACTTGGATGTAGAGATACTTTAAGATTTGAAGCATCAATGCCATTATATGGTAATGAAATGGGAGATGATATTTCTCCACTAGAAGCAGGATTAAAATTTGCTGTTAAATTTGACAAAGATGATTTTATTGGTAAAGCAGCTTTAGAAAAAGAATTAGCTGAAGGACCAAAAAGAAAAATCATTGGACTTGAAATGGAAGATAAGAGAATTCCAAGACATGGATATGAAATTCAAAAAGATGGAAAGAAAATTGGTGTAATAACAACTGGTTATTTATCTCCAACTTTGAATAGACGTCTTGCAAATGTTTTAATTGATATTGACGAAGCTGTTATTGGAAATGAAGTAGATGTAATTGTAAGAAATAAAGTTTCCAAAGCTAAAATAATTAGCAAAAAATTCATGAAATAA
- a CDS encoding aldo/keto reductase, which translates to MKYRNFINENIKVSILGFGCMRFPLYDPNNNGSIDKEKSFEMLKYAFDSGVNYFDTAYTYHDGQSEVFVGESIKKLGRDKLYLATKMPLWLCKEYSDYENIFEEQLKKLQTEYIDFYLAHSIGENSYRKMVENNIFDFFDKERKSGRIKYVGFSFHDNLELFKEIVDSYNWDFCQIQLNYMDENYQAGVEGLRYAKSKGLSVIVMEPVKGGFLSDGPKEVKDYFIDLNKEYSMAQWALKWVYNFEEVSLALSGMSNLDQVKENIKIASEAEANSLNFKELENINKVKDFFNSKTKIACTSCEYCLPCPEGVQIPSVFSKYNNAVIYDRKERYKKEYLSLIEEKKDASLCVECGQCESICPQALNIIDTLKEANNYFIKEKP; encoded by the coding sequence TTGAAATACAGAAATTTTATTAATGAAAATATTAAGGTATCTATACTAGGTTTTGGTTGTATGAGATTTCCTTTATACGATCCAAATAATAATGGAAGTATTGACAAAGAAAAAAGCTTTGAAATGCTTAAATACGCCTTTGATTCCGGAGTAAATTATTTTGATACCGCTTATACTTATCATGATGGTCAAAGTGAAGTTTTTGTAGGAGAATCTATTAAAAAACTAGGCCGCGATAAATTATACCTAGCTACTAAGATGCCTTTATGGCTATGTAAAGAATATAGCGATTATGAAAATATTTTTGAAGAACAATTAAAAAAACTTCAAACTGAATATATTGATTTCTATTTAGCCCATTCCATTGGAGAAAACTCCTATAGGAAAATGGTTGAAAATAATATTTTTGATTTTTTTGATAAAGAACGCAAAAGTGGAAGAATAAAATACGTCGGCTTTTCTTTTCATGATAATCTTGAATTATTTAAGGAAATTGTAGATTCATATAATTGGGACTTCTGTCAAATCCAATTAAACTATATGGACGAAAATTACCAAGCCGGAGTTGAAGGTTTACGTTATGCAAAAAGTAAGGGTTTGTCAGTAATAGTTATGGAGCCTGTTAAAGGTGGCTTTCTTTCAGATGGACCCAAAGAGGTCAAAGATTATTTTATAGATTTAAATAAAGAATATTCTATGGCTCAATGGGCTTTAAAATGGGTTTATAACTTTGAAGAGGTTTCCTTAGCCTTAAGTGGAATGTCAAATTTAGACCAAGTAAAGGAAAATATTAAAATTGCCAGTGAAGCAGAGGCTAATTCTTTAAATTTTAAAGAATTAGAAAATATTAATAAGGTTAAGGACTTTTTTAACAGTAAGACAAAAATTGCCTGTACTTCCTGTGAATATTGCCTTCCTTGTCCGGAAGGAGTACAAATTCCGTCTGTTTTTTCAAAATATAATAATGCGGTTATCTACGACAGAAAAGAAAGGTATAAAAAAGAATATTTGTCATTAATTGAAGAAAAGAAAGACGCATCCCTTTGTGTAGAATGTGGTCAATGTGAATCTATTTGTCCACAGGCTTTAAATATTATAGATACTTTAAAAGAGGCAAATAATTATTTCATTAAAGAAAAGCCATAG
- a CDS encoding IS1182 family transposase — protein MMGKKDKISKTQIEILSLDSLVPQDHLVRKLDQVIDLSFIYDLVKDLYSKTGAESIDPVVLIKLNIIQYTFGIRSMRQTIKEIEVNAAYRWYLGYGLTEKIPHFSTFSKNYQRRFKGTDIFEQIFFRILNEIAKCGLLTEENIYIDGTHIKANANIHNKETIEVEESVKYYQDILEKEINEDRKNHNKKPLKKNEEIKTKEITVSKNDPDCGIFHKGEHKKVFAYLSNTACNDYGIILDFEVTSGNKHDSTVFPILYERIKNKYKSNKYIAIDAGYKTPAIAKQILDNDKIPLLPYKRPMTKKGFYKKYEYVYDEYYDCYICPNNKILKYSTTNRNGYQEYKSNPNDCKNCKYVKNCTESKNNQKVVTRHIWEEYIEKCEDIRHTKGFKEKYGRRKETIERVFADAKELHGMRYTLHRGLERVKNELYLLFGCMNLKKLAKIIWKRYKNSSELHVLFEDLKNISNFRILKRHFRLLINSKMPFVFNLKP, from the coding sequence ATGATGGGTAAAAAAGACAAGATAAGTAAAACACAAATAGAGATATTAAGTTTAGATTCATTAGTTCCACAAGATCATTTGGTAAGAAAACTGGATCAAGTTATTGATTTAAGCTTTATCTACGATTTAGTAAAAGATCTTTATTCTAAAACAGGAGCCGAAAGTATAGATCCTGTTGTTTTAATAAAATTAAATATTATCCAATATACATTTGGAATTAGGTCTATGCGACAAACAATAAAAGAAATAGAAGTTAATGCAGCATATAGATGGTACTTAGGATATGGATTAACTGAGAAAATACCACATTTCTCAACCTTTAGTAAAAATTATCAAAGACGATTTAAAGGAACAGATATTTTTGAACAAATATTTTTCAGAATTTTAAATGAAATAGCTAAATGTGGATTACTTACAGAAGAAAATATATACATAGATGGAACTCATATAAAGGCAAATGCAAATATACATAATAAAGAAACCATAGAAGTAGAAGAATCTGTTAAATATTACCAAGACATATTAGAAAAAGAAATAAATGAAGATAGAAAAAATCATAATAAAAAACCATTAAAAAAAAACGAAGAAATCAAAACAAAAGAAATAACAGTAAGTAAAAATGACCCAGATTGTGGAATATTTCATAAAGGAGAGCATAAAAAAGTATTTGCATATTTATCAAATACAGCGTGTAATGATTATGGAATAATACTTGATTTTGAAGTAACCTCAGGAAATAAACATGATTCAACAGTATTTCCTATATTATATGAGAGAATAAAGAATAAATATAAAAGTAATAAATACATAGCAATTGATGCAGGATATAAAACACCGGCAATAGCAAAACAAATACTTGATAATGATAAAATACCATTATTACCATATAAAAGACCAATGACAAAAAAAGGGTTCTATAAAAAATATGAATATGTTTATGATGAATATTATGATTGTTATATATGTCCAAATAACAAAATATTAAAATATAGTACAACCAATAGAAATGGATATCAAGAATATAAAAGTAATCCTAACGATTGTAAAAACTGTAAATATGTCAAAAATTGTACAGAAAGTAAGAATAATCAAAAAGTAGTAACTCGTCATATCTGGGAAGAATACATAGAAAAATGCGAAGATATTAGACATACTAAAGGATTTAAAGAAAAATATGGAAGAAGGAAAGAAACAATAGAGAGAGTTTTCGCTGATGCAAAAGAATTACATGGGATGCGATACACATTACATAGGGGTTTAGAAAGAGTTAAAAATGAACTATACCTCTTATTTGGGTGCATGAATTTAAAGAAGTTGGCAAAAATCATATGGAAAAGGTATAAGAATTCTTCCGAATTACATGTTTTATTTGAAGATTTGAAAAATATTTCAAATTTCAGAATTTTAAAAAGGCATTTTAGATTATTGATAAATTCTAAAATGCCTTTTGTCTTCAATCTGAAGCCATAG
- a CDS encoding MarR family winged helix-turn-helix transcriptional regulator, which produces MKKNSNALSLRLFIDLYRANTTLQRKLSNNLSSSGITLSQFAVLEALYNKGELCVGDIKDTILTTNGNITVVIANLEKEGYIIREKDKKDRRKFIIIITDKGKKLVEKLFPLQESTIIDTFKHIDDELKEQMIKELNAIWYKEKP; this is translated from the coding sequence TTGAAAAAAAATAGTAATGCTCTTTCATTGAGATTATTTATAGACTTATACAGAGCAAACACGACCTTACAGAGAAAATTGAGTAATAATCTTAGCAGTTCAGGAATTACTCTTAGTCAATTTGCAGTCCTAGAAGCTTTATATAATAAAGGTGAATTATGTGTAGGAGATATAAAAGATACTATTCTTACTACTAATGGAAATATTACGGTAGTTATAGCTAACTTAGAAAAAGAAGGTTATATTATTAGAGAAAAAGATAAGAAGGATAGAAGAAAATTTATTATTATTATAACCGATAAGGGAAAAAAATTAGTAGAAAAATTATTTCCACTTCAAGAATCTACAATAATTGATACTTTTAAACATATAGATGATGAATTGAAAGAGCAGATGATTAAAGAATTAAATGCCATTTGGTATAAAGAAAAGCCATAG
- a CDS encoding sensor histidine kinase, producing the protein MENTKTVGKKILEILKKIALWFKRIFDSIDGYIEDQIFYLVLFFGIQYLLLKILTEILSKGIINIDGIFKIYVVVLLVYKFYKTIKKYGIHSFLIIDFILGFRFKYFMVYLECLVIELFLIIAFLYIRADNEELLGIYSMAVIIQKISASVMENYLGKVLLNRKIEALNDGKNINVSIIEDTYSESIYLIDHLYDSMKKSLDAKYKSERLKTDLITNISHDLKTPLTSIINYVDIVKNTDNEEEREKYINILDFNAKRLKAMVIDLIDASKTGTGNVDLNYEIIELNELILQVYGQFDARFEEKNLEFDYDSFSDNIFINVDGDQLSRVFENLIGNAVNYSKENSKIIVRISVSENHLIISLSNETEEKIDVKSEDLLEQFVRGEKSRSSEGSGLGLYISKNIIELMKGKLNIKIEDNRFVVLISFKIKTNKKKVK; encoded by the coding sequence ATGGAAAATACAAAGACAGTTGGTAAAAAAATATTAGAAATCTTAAAAAAAATCGCTTTATGGTTTAAAAGAATATTTGATAGTATAGATGGTTATATTGAAGATCAGATTTTTTATCTTGTACTTTTTTTTGGCATACAATATTTGCTATTAAAAATTCTTACAGAAATACTATCAAAGGGAATAATAAATATAGATGGAATATTTAAAATATACGTAGTAGTACTTTTGGTATATAAATTTTATAAGACCATAAAAAAATATGGAATTCATAGTTTTTTAATTATAGATTTTATACTTGGATTTAGATTTAAGTATTTTATGGTTTACTTAGAATGCTTAGTTATAGAATTGTTTTTAATAATTGCATTTTTGTATATTAGGGCAGATAATGAGGAATTATTGGGTATATATTCCATGGCAGTAATCATACAAAAAATTTCAGCGTCAGTAATGGAAAACTACCTAGGCAAGGTTTTATTAAATAGGAAAATTGAAGCTTTAAATGATGGTAAAAATATAAATGTAAGTATAATAGAGGATACCTATTCCGAATCCATTTATTTAATAGACCATCTTTATGACTCAATGAAAAAATCTTTAGATGCTAAATATAAAAGTGAAAGATTGAAAACCGATTTAATAACCAATATTTCCCATGACCTAAAAACCCCTCTAACTTCTATTATTAATTATGTAGATATTGTAAAAAATACAGATAATGAAGAAGAAAGAGAAAAATATATTAATATTTTAGATTTTAATGCAAAAAGATTAAAGGCTATGGTAATAGACTTAATAGATGCTTCAAAAACTGGAACCGGCAATGTAGATTTAAATTATGAAATCATTGAACTCAATGAGTTGATTTTACAGGTATATGGTCAATTTGATGCAAGATTTGAAGAAAAGAATCTAGAGTTTGATTATGATAGCTTTAGCGATAATATTTTTATAAATGTAGATGGAGATCAATTAAGTAGAGTTTTTGAAAATTTAATAGGGAATGCAGTTAATTATTCAAAAGAAAATTCAAAAATAATTGTTAGGATATCCGTAAGTGAAAATCATTTAATAATTTCTTTAAGTAATGAAACGGAAGAAAAAATTGATGTTAAATCCGAAGACCTACTAGAGCAATTTGTAAGAGGAGAAAAGTCCAGAAGTTCAGAAGGAAGTGGTTTAGGCTTATATATTTCCAAGAATATTATTGAATTAATGAAGGGTAAATTAAATATAAAAATAGAAGATAACAGATTTGTTGTTCTTATATCTTTTAAAATAAAAACAAATAAGAAAAAAGTAAAATAG
- a CDS encoding response regulator transcription factor → MYNILVCDDEKDIVEAISIYLNQQGYNVYKCYNGKEALEIINSNKHMDLLLVDIMMPVMDGIELTKRVREISAVPIIILSAKGELEDKVEGLEIGADDYITKPFDPVELLARVKSNIRRVELAKEANTFKDQEVYSSGRIRVNNTKKEVLVDGEPIKITPYEYGILLLLISNKGKVFNSDEIYEKVWDSPPYDVKKIVSVHVSRLRDKIEINPRKPDHLKSVYGMGYKIE, encoded by the coding sequence ATGTATAATATTTTAGTTTGTGATGATGAAAAAGATATAGTAGAAGCTATATCAATATATTTAAATCAGCAAGGATACAATGTTTATAAATGCTATAACGGTAAGGAAGCGCTAGAAATTATTAATTCAAATAAACATATGGATTTACTACTTGTAGATATAATGATGCCTGTAATGGATGGAATAGAATTAACTAAAAGAGTTAGAGAGATTTCTGCAGTTCCAATTATAATTTTATCAGCTAAAGGAGAATTAGAGGATAAGGTTGAAGGTTTGGAAATTGGAGCAGATGACTATATTACAAAACCCTTTGATCCAGTTGAACTTTTAGCTAGAGTAAAGTCCAATATTAGAAGAGTGGAGCTTGCAAAAGAGGCCAATACCTTTAAAGATCAAGAAGTTTATAGTTCCGGGAGAATAAGGGTAAATAATACTAAAAAAGAGGTTTTAGTTGACGGGGAACCAATAAAAATAACACCTTATGAATATGGAATACTATTGTTATTAATTTCAAATAAGGGAAAAGTTTTTAACTCAGATGAAATATATGAAAAAGTTTGGGATAGTCCACCTTACGACGTAAAAAAAATTGTGTCTGTACATGTTTCAAGACTAAGGGATAAAATAGAAATTAACCCAAGAAAACCGGATCATTTAAAATCCGTCTATGGAATGGGTTACAAAATTGAGTGA
- the whiA gene encoding DNA-binding protein WhiA, with translation MSFSIDVKNEVSRLDFGTDEEIISELGGMFRVNGTILTNSGNIKLRFTSETNSIARRIFAELKKLYNYDSIIEISKNNQLRKKNLYRINIEGETANLFLKDIGLSNDPFSFLYLDIPKFLIDNSKKKRAFIRGSFLGAGSISNPERSYHLEIVTGKLDYSKYFVDLLKEYNIVAGIIDRKDNYIIYIKDSEMISDFLSLIGAFQNLFKFEDIRVIKDIKNNVNRVMNCESANMDKTIEASLKQIDDIELIDKCIGLENIQDNLREVAVIRLENPEYSLKQIGEKLNPPVGKSGINHRFKKIRSIADNLR, from the coding sequence TTGTCTTTTTCAATTGATGTTAAAAACGAAGTGTCTCGTTTGGATTTTGGAACAGATGAAGAAATAATTTCTGAATTAGGCGGTATGTTTAGAGTAAATGGAACTATACTAACTAATAGCGGAAATATAAAGTTAAGATTTACATCTGAAACCAATTCTATAGCAAGAAGAATTTTTGCAGAATTAAAAAAATTGTACAATTACGATTCTATTATAGAAATAAGTAAGAATAATCAATTAAGGAAAAAAAATTTGTATAGAATAAATATAGAGGGAGAAACGGCTAATCTATTTTTAAAGGATATTGGCTTAAGTAACGATCCTTTTTCATTTTTATATTTAGATATACCAAAATTTTTAATTGATAATAGTAAAAAGAAAAGAGCTTTTATTAGAGGAAGTTTTTTAGGAGCAGGTTCAATTTCAAATCCGGAAAGGTCCTATCATTTAGAAATAGTTACTGGGAAATTGGATTATAGTAAGTATTTTGTAGATCTTTTAAAGGAATATAACATAGTTGCTGGAATTATAGATAGGAAGGACAATTATATTATTTATATAAAAGATAGTGAAATGATTTCAGATTTTTTATCTTTAATAGGTGCTTTTCAAAATCTATTTAAATTTGAAGATATTAGAGTTATTAAAGATATAAAAAATAATGTAAATAGGGTAATGAACTGTGAATCTGCAAATATGGACAAGACCATAGAGGCCTCGTTAAAGCAGATAGATGATATAGAATTAATAGATAAATGTATAGGATTAGAGAATATTCAGGACAATTTAAGGGAAGTAGCTGTAATACGGTTAGAAAACCCTGAGTATTCATTAAAGCAAATAGGTGAGAAATTAAATCCTCCTGTTGGAAAATCCGGTATAAATCATAGATTTAAAAAAATAAGATCTATAGCCGACAATTTAAGGTAG